From a region of the Oryza sativa Japonica Group chromosome 6, ASM3414082v1 genome:
- the LOC107281308 gene encoding uncharacterized protein: MAPPTLLPDSARAALDDAVQAVADAVRTSFTPREGSAVDPATGSSVANLAANRASKAAHAALSDALTAFVLSTNIDGSPISASSSASTSDTVLSSLTSSSTSTSAPVSSSTPPAPAVPPPTSSSPDPAVLLLPALEAILDPVRFPGTPQQPSRCPPAAPALGPDALAALHAQAVSVLNIKALVPITLDVATANFTRWRGLFLIALGKYALTAHVLSDERRPDLAEWIQMDCVVLGWLYGTISSDLLQEVMSHDATARSVWRALELQFLGYCEQRALNLTTEFRTFHQGDLSVNDYCRRMKTMADSLGDLGDPLTDRALVLATLNGLNEKFDTLRSLVTMQRPFPSFADVRSQLLLEELTKASRPSGQSTVLLAGASRGKPPSTPNPAHVTGYGAGASGGSGNSSNNKNRRRRGGGSGNSGGGTNTGGGGGGGNTPCGPKTPAQGCHAQKFTPNFQTILRKLDLH, translated from the exons ATGGCGCCGCCCACCCTCCTCCCTGACTCCGCTCGCGCGGCCCTCGACGACGCCGTccaagccgtcgccgacgccgtccgCACGTCCTTTACTCCCCGTGAAGGCAGCGCCGTCGACCCTGCCACCGGGTCCTCCGTTGCCAACCTCGCTGCAAACCGGGCCTCCAAGGCAGCGCATGCCGCTCTCTCCGACGCCCTCACCGCGTTTGTCCTCTCCACCAACATCGATGGATCGCCGATATCTGCTTCCTCCTCGGCGTCTACCTCCGATACGGTGCTCTCTTCCTTGACTTCATCCTCGACCTCGACGTCGGCTCCGGTTTCTTCCTCGACTCCGCCCGCCCCGGCAGTTCCTCCTCCAACTTCATCATCACCGGATCCTGCGGTGTTGCTCCTGCCGGCCCTGGAAGCCATCCTCGACCCGGTGCGGTTTCCTGGCACTCCTCAACAGCCTTCACGGTGCCCACCTGCTGCGCCGGCGCTCGGCCCCGACGCCCTCGCGGCCCTCCATGCGCAGGCCGTCTCAGTCCTCAACATCAAGGCCCTAGTTCCCATCACCCTCGACGTCGCTACCGCCAACTTCACGCGCTGGCGCGGCCTCTTCCTCATCGCCCTCGGCAAGTATGCGTTGACGGCACACGTTCTTTCCGACGAGCGCCGCCCCGACCTCGCTGAATGGATCCAGATGGACTGCGTGGTGCTAGGTTGGCTCTATGGCACCATCTCCTCCGATCTGCTTCAAGAGGTCATGTCGCACGACGCCACCGCCCGCTCGGTATGGCGCGCCCTTGAGCTACAGTTTCTCGGCTACTGTGAGCAGCGCGCCCTCAACCTCACCACGGAGTTCCGGACCTTCCACCAAGGCGACCTTTCCGTCAACGACTACTGCCGGCGCATGAAGACGATGGCGGACTCACTTGGTGACCTTGGCGATCCTCTCACCGACCGTGCTCTGGTTCTTGCTACTCTCAATGGTTTGAATGAAAAGTTTGATACCTTGCGTAGCCTCGTAACCATGCAGCGTCCTTTCCCGTCCTTCGCCGACGTTCGCTCGCAACTCTTGTTAGAAGAACTCACCAAGGCCAGTCGCCCCTCCGGGCAGTCCaccgtcctcctcgccggcgcttcTAGAGGCAAGCCGCCATCGACGCCCAACCCTGCCCACGTCACCGGCTACGGCGCGGGCGCGTCCGGCGGCTCCGGCAACAGCTCCAACAACAAGAatcgccgtcgtcgcggcggcggcagtggcaacagcggcggcgggacgaacaccggcggcggcggcggcggcggcaacacaCCATGCGGCCCCAAGACTCCAGCGCAaggctgtcacgcccagaaatttaccccaaatttccagaccattttgc GTAAATtagatctccactga